The genomic interval TCACTACTCCGGTCAGGCGGTCGACGTCGCCGACCGCGGCCGCAGCGGCAGCGATCGCATTGAGGGCGCACTGGCGGGCGTGTTCCTTGGCGTCGGATGCCGGCACCAGACCGTGACCGTCGCCGACCTTGCCCGTCTCGGGCAGGGCGCCCGACACCATGGGAAGCTGACCGGCCGTATAGACCAGATGGCCGTGCGCCTTTGCGGGAACGTAAGCGGCGACCGGCGGCACGACCGACGGCAGGTCGATGCCGAGCTCGGCGAGCCGCTGCGAGACCGTCACGGTCAGCTCTCGTCGAACTGCTTGGCGGCTTGGGCCGCGGCATCCAGCCCCGCGTTCGCAGAGGTGTCTCCGCTGCCGCCGACAGGCCGCTTCAAATAGGCCACGAGGCCGCCCTCGGGGCCGGTGACGACCTGCACGAGCTCCCACCCCTGCTTGCCCCAGTTGTTGAGGATGGCGGCGGTGTTATGGATGAGCAGGGGGGTCGTGAGGTATTCCCACGTGGTCATGGAGTCTCCGGAAAATGGCGGGCGGAAGCCGGGGAACA from Microbacterium pumilum carries:
- a CDS encoding RidA family protein — its product is MTVSQRLAELGIDLPSVVPPVAAYVPAKAHGHLVYTAGQLPMVSGALPETGKVGDGHGLVPASDAKEHARQCALNAIAAAAAAVGDVDRLTGVVKVTGFVASVPEFTGQPGVINGASEVLGEIFGEAGRHARSAVGVPVLPLDAPVEVEVVFSYV